A window of Formosa sp. Hel1_31_208 contains these coding sequences:
- the purD gene encoding phosphoribosylamine--glycine ligase → MTILILGSGGREHTFAWKIAQSPLCDKLFVAPGNSGTAQIATNVNLKVTDFEAIKVLVIQHNIEMVVVGPEDPLVQGIHDFFLDDNLLKGVAVIGPQKAAAELEGSKEFAKEFLFRHHIPTAAYKSFDATNVEEGYRFLETLKPPYVLKADGLAAGKGVLILNNLDEAKAELKNMLVEAKFGVASSKVVIEEFLDGIELSCFVLTDGKSYKMLPTAKDYKRIGEGDTGLNTGGMGAISPVPFASEEFLHKIEDRIVKPTIEGLKKDNLPYKGFVFIGIIKVGNDPKVIEYNVRMGDPETEVVLPRLKTDIVEIFKAISEERLNEIEIEIDQRAATTVMLVSGGYPEAYEKGKEITGLEHIVDSIPFHAGAIVKGDKIVTSGGRVMAITSYGNTYQEAIKKSYQNIEKLYFDKMDYRKDIGFDL, encoded by the coding sequence ATGACAATTTTAATTCTTGGTTCGGGAGGGAGAGAACATACTTTCGCTTGGAAAATAGCACAAAGCCCATTATGCGACAAACTTTTTGTTGCTCCCGGAAACTCTGGCACAGCTCAAATAGCGACTAACGTTAATTTAAAAGTAACAGACTTTGAAGCAATCAAAGTTTTGGTTATTCAGCATAACATTGAGATGGTTGTCGTTGGACCAGAAGACCCCTTAGTTCAAGGGATACATGATTTCTTTTTGGATGATAACCTATTGAAAGGGGTTGCAGTTATTGGTCCTCAAAAAGCCGCAGCAGAATTAGAAGGTAGTAAGGAATTTGCTAAAGAGTTTTTATTTAGACACCATATTCCTACCGCTGCATATAAAAGTTTTGACGCAACAAATGTAGAAGAAGGGTATCGTTTTTTAGAAACATTAAAACCACCATATGTATTAAAAGCTGATGGTTTAGCTGCGGGAAAGGGCGTATTGATATTGAATAATCTCGACGAAGCTAAAGCCGAACTTAAAAATATGCTTGTTGAAGCTAAATTTGGAGTGGCAAGTTCTAAAGTGGTCATTGAGGAATTCTTAGATGGGATAGAATTGAGTTGCTTCGTTCTTACTGATGGGAAGAGTTATAAAATGCTACCAACAGCAAAAGACTATAAGCGCATAGGAGAAGGCGATACAGGCTTGAATACTGGAGGAATGGGAGCTATATCACCTGTGCCTTTTGCCTCAGAAGAGTTTCTTCATAAAATTGAAGATCGTATCGTAAAACCAACCATTGAGGGTCTAAAAAAGGACAACTTACCGTATAAAGGGTTTGTCTTTATTGGGATTATTAAAGTAGGGAATGATCCTAAAGTGATTGAATACAATGTGCGAATGGGTGATCCTGAAACTGAAGTGGTATTGCCAAGATTGAAGACAGATATTGTTGAAATCTTTAAGGCAATTTCAGAAGAACGATTAAATGAGATTGAAATAGAAATAGATCAAAGAGCCGCAACAACAGTAATGTTAGTCTCTGGAGGTTATCCTGAGGCCTATGAAAAAGGAAAAGAAATAACAGGATTAGAACACATCGTAGATTCAATCCCATTTCACGCTGGAGCTATTGTAAAAGGAGATAAAATCGTAACATCTGGAGGACGCGTGATGGCAATCACTTCATATGGTAATACATACCAAGAAGCCATAAAAAAATCTTATCAAAACATAGAAAAACTATATTTTGATAAGATGGATTATCGAAAAGATATTGGTTTTGATTTATAA
- the upp gene encoding uracil phosphoribosyltransferase → MHIHNLSEDNSILNSFISEIRDIDLQNDRMRFRRNVERIGEVLCYEMSKTLAYASKTITTPLGQSHTKLCSNEIVLCSILRAGLPLHNGLLNYFDGADNAFISAYRYHKSNTESFEIVVEYLACPNLEGKTLILADPMLATGQSMVATFEALKPFGTPKDIHLISVIGAQDGVDLVASHFSENSHLWIAAIDSTLSDKGYIVPGLGDAGDLSFGKKLQQ, encoded by the coding sequence ATGCATATTCATAATCTTTCTGAAGATAATTCTATTTTAAATTCTTTTATTTCTGAAATACGTGATATAGACCTACAAAATGACCGTATGCGATTTAGAAGAAACGTTGAACGTATAGGGGAGGTTCTATGTTATGAAATGAGTAAAACCTTAGCGTATGCATCAAAAACGATAACGACTCCTCTGGGTCAAAGTCACACTAAATTATGCAGTAATGAAATTGTATTATGTTCGATCTTAAGAGCTGGTTTACCCTTACACAATGGTCTTTTGAATTACTTTGACGGCGCAGACAACGCTTTTATTTCGGCGTATCGGTATCATAAATCCAATACAGAATCGTTTGAGATTGTTGTTGAATATTTGGCTTGCCCAAATTTAGAGGGTAAAACACTTATTTTAGCAGACCCTATGCTAGCAACAGGTCAATCAATGGTGGCAACTTTTGAGGCTTTGAAGCCATTTGGAACTCCAAAAGACATTCACCTTATTAGTGTTATTGGTGCTCAAGACGGTGTCGATTTAGTTGCTAGTCACTTTTCAGAAAACTCACATTTGTGGATTGCTGCAATTGATAGTACACTGAGTGATAAGGGCTATATAGTCCCAGGGTTAGGAGATGCTGGAGATCTATCGTTCGGGAAAAAATTACAACAATAA
- a CDS encoding uracil phosphoribosyltransferase: MKDFFYAIEDLFVNVLFAPYDWLRALELENWWTANIFSWLFIIIGILAMVYWMLQLKKFNDNNEEDKSITSHSYL, from the coding sequence ATGAAAGACTTTTTTTACGCTATAGAAGACTTATTTGTTAATGTTTTATTTGCACCCTATGATTGGTTAAGAGCCCTAGAATTAGAAAATTGGTGGACAGCCAATATATTTTCATGGCTTTTTATCATCATTGGAATATTAGCCATGGTGTATTGGATGTTACAACTTAAAAAATTCAATGATAATAATGAAGAAGACAAGAGTATCACTTCTCATTCTTACCTATAA
- a CDS encoding DUF6427 family protein produces MLLVIYIWSKFINSNNSFDLFYFTEQLGLFLMALLSVFVFDFFVTRNSLTKKNSYSILLFVLFFALMPQTLSNTSALLSNLFVLLALRRLISLRSQKEVKKKLFDSAFWISIAILFYTWSAVFLVLVFAALLVYRISDLKNYIIPCIGVATVAVLVISYLVVIDVDILNYTVGFFDISFDFSPLNSKQIIIGATLLFSVGLWSLFYYIQNIKSQMKSYRPSFSLILIAVLLGLLIVGFAPTKNGSEFIFLFAPLAIIITNYLEGISEKWFKETLLWVMLLTPVAILLL; encoded by the coding sequence ATGTTACTGGTCATTTACATTTGGAGTAAATTTATAAACAGTAATAACAGTTTTGATTTATTTTATTTTACCGAGCAGTTAGGTCTTTTTTTGATGGCCCTGCTATCCGTTTTCGTCTTTGATTTTTTCGTAACTAGAAATAGTTTAACAAAGAAAAACAGTTATAGCATCTTACTTTTTGTCTTATTTTTTGCCTTGATGCCACAAACGTTGAGTAATACATCTGCATTGCTATCAAATTTATTCGTTTTATTGGCATTACGTCGGTTAATTAGTTTGAGATCACAAAAAGAGGTGAAGAAAAAATTGTTTGATTCTGCATTTTGGATAAGTATTGCGATATTGTTCTATACTTGGTCCGCTGTATTTCTTGTCCTTGTTTTTGCAGCATTATTAGTATACCGAATAAGCGATTTAAAAAACTACATTATCCCTTGCATTGGTGTGGCCACCGTTGCGGTTTTAGTTATTTCATATTTGGTGGTTATAGATGTGGACATTCTCAATTACACAGTTGGTTTTTTTGACATCAGTTTTGATTTTAGTCCTTTAAATTCAAAACAAATTATCATTGGCGCGACATTGTTATTTTCGGTTGGGTTGTGGTCTTTGTTTTATTATATTCAGAATATAAAATCCCAAATGAAAAGTTATAGGCCGTCATTTTCTTTAATACTAATTGCAGTACTTTTAGGATTGCTAATAGTTGGATTTGCGCCCACTAAAAATGGAAGTGAATTTATTTTTCTCTTTGCCCCTTTAGCAATTATTATCACGAATTATCTTGAAGGAATTTCAGAAAAATGGTTTAAAGAGACCTTGCTTTGGGTTATGTTATTAACGCCTGTAGCTATTTTATTGTTGTAA
- a CDS encoding DUF4254 domain-containing protein, translated as MFSENANKLFQEVIEKYHIINSVDQPFSNVYNKDSNLIEHLLYRKCWIDTVQWHYEDIIRDPQIDPVAALKLKRQIDASNQDRTDMVEYIDSYFLEKYKTVIAKPDATINTESPAWGIDRLSILALKIYHMNEEATRENASTSHRESCQKKLQILLEQRVDLSTAIDTLLEDISKGDKYMKVYKQMKMYNDDELNPVLRSQK; from the coding sequence ATGTTTTCAGAAAACGCAAATAAATTATTTCAAGAGGTTATTGAAAAGTACCATATTATAAATTCGGTCGATCAACCGTTTTCTAATGTTTACAACAAAGATTCAAACCTAATTGAACATTTATTATACCGAAAGTGTTGGATTGACACTGTCCAATGGCACTACGAAGATATTATTCGCGACCCACAAATAGATCCTGTAGCCGCTTTAAAACTAAAACGTCAAATTGATGCTTCCAATCAAGATAGAACAGATATGGTCGAGTATATTGACAGTTATTTTCTAGAAAAGTATAAAACTGTAATCGCAAAACCTGACGCTACGATTAATACCGAGAGTCCGGCATGGGGAATAGACAGATTATCAATTTTAGCACTTAAAATCTACCATATGAATGAAGAGGCTACACGAGAAAATGCTTCGACAAGCCATCGTGAGTCATGCCAAAAAAAGCTACAGATACTGCTAGAACAACGAGTAGATTTATCTACAGCAATTGATACTTTGTTAGAAGATATTAGTAAAGGTGACAAGTACATGAAAGTATATAAGCAAATGAAAATGTATAATGATGACGAACTTAACCCTGTGTTAAGAAGTCAAAAATAA
- a CDS encoding glycosyltransferase family 9 protein, whose amino-acid sequence MPKPKHILVIRLSAMGDVAMTVPVISAFREQYPEVKLTILTKPFFKPLFRNIPNIQVVEIEIKGRHKGVYGLWKLSRELSLLQFDAIADLHNVLRSTILKFFLFGKEAVQINKGRQEKKALVSGKKFEQLKSTHQRYADVFLRLGYPIDITSVQFPQKENLSSKYLEVIGEEPKKWIGVAPFAAYKGKQYPLDLMTSVIETLSEDFKVLLFGAGDEESKRLQEIATQYENVINLAGVFSLSEELDIISNLDVMLSMDSGNAHLAAMLGIKVISVWGITHPYAGFLPFNHTIDSAIIADKSRYPKIPTSVYGNKHPEGYEKVMNSIPPQQIVSKVISELI is encoded by the coding sequence ATGCCAAAACCAAAACACATCCTAGTTATTCGTCTCTCTGCTATGGGCGACGTTGCAATGACCGTTCCTGTAATAAGTGCATTTAGAGAACAATACCCAGAGGTTAAACTTACGATATTAACAAAGCCTTTTTTTAAACCATTATTTAGAAACATACCCAATATTCAAGTTGTAGAGATAGAGATAAAAGGACGTCACAAAGGTGTATACGGGCTCTGGAAACTATCAAGAGAACTCAGTCTTTTGCAATTTGATGCAATAGCAGATTTACATAATGTATTGCGCAGTACCATTTTGAAATTTTTTCTCTTTGGAAAAGAGGCGGTACAAATAAATAAGGGAAGACAGGAGAAAAAAGCTTTAGTTAGTGGGAAAAAATTTGAGCAATTAAAAAGCACCCATCAACGTTATGCCGATGTTTTTTTGCGTTTAGGCTATCCGATAGACATCACTTCAGTCCAGTTTCCTCAAAAAGAAAATCTATCATCGAAGTATCTAGAAGTTATTGGCGAAGAACCAAAAAAGTGGATTGGTGTTGCGCCTTTTGCGGCATACAAGGGGAAACAGTATCCTTTAGATTTAATGACTTCAGTAATCGAAACCTTATCAGAAGACTTTAAGGTATTGTTGTTTGGTGCAGGAGATGAGGAATCTAAAAGACTTCAAGAAATCGCTACTCAATATGAAAACGTTATTAATTTAGCAGGTGTGTTTTCATTATCTGAAGAATTAGATATTATATCTAACCTTGATGTGATGCTCTCTATGGATTCTGGAAATGCGCATTTAGCAGCAATGCTTGGTATAAAGGTAATTTCAGTTTGGGGAATAACACATCCATATGCTGGCTTTTTACCGTTTAATCACACCATCGATTCTGCAATAATAGCCGATAAAAGCAGGTATCCTAAAATTCCGACTTCAGTTTATGGGAATAAGCATCCGGAGGGTTATGAAAAGGTCATGAACAGCATACCTCCGCAACAAATTGT